The stretch of DNA CCTTCATCGGTTATGGCCTTTATAGAGAACCACGACACCGACCATTTTCTCGGGAACGGCACCGACACCTTAGCACTTAAACAGGCTTTGGCCCTTTTGCTCACCATGAATCGTATTCCGCAGCTGTACTATGGCACAGAAATATTGATGAATGGAACGAAAGAAAAGACCGACGGACACGTGCGTAAGGACTTCCCCGGCGGCTTTCCAGGTGACAAGCAAAATGCTTTTACGGCCGAAGGAAGAACCCAAGAACAAAACGCAATGTTCTCTTGGTTAAGCCGTCTGTTGCATTGGCGCAAGGGCAATGAGGTGATTTCTAAGGGCAAACAAACCCATTTCATCCCCTTTAATGGCGTCTACGTGTTGGCGCGAACCCTCGGAAAACGTCACGTCCTCACCATTATGAACGGCACATCAAAGTCTGCCATCATGCCTGTGGCCCGCTATGCAGAGGTGATTGGCGATGCCGACGAGGTGCGCGACGTGCTCACTGGTCGAACTGTCAGTTTGTTGGAGGACGTACAACTCAGTCCTCGCGAAACGCTGGTGGTGGAATTCAACGCTGAATAAGAACACCTCTTCCGAAATGTTCAGAACGGCCGCTGGCACCCAGCGGCCGTTCTGAACATTTCAGAAAGCTTCCCTGGATGCCAGCGGCGGTTCTGAACATTTCAGAAAGCTTCCCTGGGTGCCAGCGGAGGTTCTGAACATTTCAGAAAGCCTCCCTGGGTGCCAGCGATGGTTCTGAACATTTCGGAAAGCTTCCCTGGGTGCCAGCGGCGGTTCTGAACATTTCAGAAGCATCAGGGAGTCTTCATTCTCTCTTCCTGAGCAGCAGTACTCGGAATAAAAAACACCGAAATTCGTTTTTCTCCCCACATACCACTACCTTTGCAGTCGACATCGCCCCGAGAAAGAACAGCCTCCCCGGGGCACTTTCAACCCAAAAGATATGAAAATGAAGAAATTGGTATTACTCTCCATGATGCTCTTCGCATTCGTGGGATGGGCCGCAGCACAACAGCAGGCCGAGATCAAATTCGACAAGGTGAGTCACAACTTCGGTAACTTCAGCGAGAAAAATCCCGTTCAAGAGTGCACCTTCACCTTCACCAACGTAGGCAAAGCCCCCCTCGTCATCAATCAGGCCGTGGCCAGTTGCGGATGCACCGTGCCCGCCTATCCCAAAAATCCCATCAAACCGGGCGAGAAAGGCGAAATCAAAATCACTTATAACGGAAAAGGAAAATTCCCCGGATATTTTAAGAAAACTGTCACCATCAGAACCAATGCCATCACGGAGATGACCCGCCTCTACGTCGAAGGCGTGATGGAAGAGGCCAAGTAAGATGACACAAAACCGAAAAAGACTGTGCCAAAGGAGATACACTCCTCTTGGCACAGTCTTTTTTTCGTCCCTCCTCCTGAACAGAAAGGCCGTTTCGAGTGCAGAGAGACATTTTCTCGGATTTTAATCGTAACTTTGCCGCAAAAAGACAAGCCATCATGGGGATTTTCGATTTTTTCAATAGAAACAAGAAAGAAACATTCGACCGAGGACTGGAAAAGACCAAACAAAGCGTCTTCACCAAACTCACACGCGCCGTAGCCGGTAAATCGAAGGTGGACGACGACGTGCTCGACCAACTCGAAGAAGTGCTCATCACCTCGGATGTAGGCGTAGAAACCACCCTGAAAATCATCCAACGCATCGAACGCCGTGTAGAACGAGACAAATACGTCTCCACCGCCGAGCTCAACGCCATCCTACGCGACGAAATCGCTCAACTGCTGGCCGAAAACAACACCGCCGACAACAACGGATGGGAACTGCCACCAACGGGACAGCCCTACGTCATTCTCGTCGTAGGCGTTAACGGTGTAGGTAAAACCACCACCATCGGCAAACTGGCCCACCAATTTAAACAAGCCGGAAAGAAAGTCTACCTCGGAGCCGCCGACACATTCCGCGCCGCAGCCGTCGAGCAAATCTCCATCTGGGGCCAACGAGTAGGCGTTCCGGTGGTGAAACAACAGATGGGAGCCGACCCTGCTTCAGTAGCCTTCGACACGCTCAACTCAGCCAAAGCCAATGGAGCCGACATCGTCATCATCGACACCGCCGGGCGACTCCACAACAAAGTAGGCTTGATGAACGAGCTCAAGAAAATCAAAGACGTCATGAAAAAAGTGCTACCCGAAGCCCCCAACGAAGTGTTGCTCGTACTTGACGGCTCCACCGGACAAAATGCCTTCGAGCAAGCCAAACAATTCTCTGCCGTCACCCACATCACTTCACTGGCCATCACCAAACTTGACGGAACGGCAAAAGGCGGCGTCGTCATCGGCATCAGCGATCAACTGCAAGTGCCCGTGAAATATATCGGACTCGGCGAGGGTCTCGAAGACCTCCAACTCTTCGACCGACAACAATTCGTCAACTCCCTTTTCAACGCCTCAACCTCCACTCCGGAATGAAGAAAAATCAAGTAGACATCGTCACGATGGGCTGTTCCAAAAATCTTGTCGACAGCGAATTGCTCATGCGACAGTTCGAAGCCAATGGCTATCACTGCGTGCACGACAGCAAACAGCCCACCGGAGAAATCGCCGTCATCAACACCTGCGGCTTCATCGAAAGCGCAAAAGAAGAAAGCATCAACACCATCCTCGAGTTCGCACAAGCCAAAGAGGAGGGGCGGCTCAAACAACTCTACGTCATGGGATGCCTTTCGCAACGCTATAAAGACGAGCTGGAACGCGAAATCCCACAGGTGGATAAATTCTATGGGAAGTTCAACTACAAAAATCTCCTCAATGACCTCGGTATGGGCATCATCGCCTCCTGCAACGGCTCGCGAAGCATCACCACACCACCCCACTACGCCTATCTCAAAATTAGCGAAGGATGCGACCGCAGTTGCGCCTATTGCGCCATTCCGCTTATCACCGGCAAACACATCAGTCGTAAAAAGGAAGACATTCTGCAAGAAGTGCACAACTTGGTGGCCCAAGGCGTGAAAGAATTTCAAATCATTGCGCAAGAACTCACCTACTATGGCGTCGACCTTGACGGAAAACGACAGATCGCAACGCTCATCGACGACATTGCCCAGGTAAAAGGCGTAGCCTGGATTCGGCTGCATTATGCCTATCCCAATCAATTTCCCGTCGAACTCCTCGATGTCATCCGTCGACGGGATAACATTTGTAAGTACCTTGACATCGCCCTACAACACATTTCCGACCACATTCTCACCCGCATGCATCGGCACGTATCGAAGGCCCAAACCATGGAGCTGATTCGTCGAATACGAGCCTCTGTTCCTGGAATACATCTCCGCACCACGCTCATGGTTGGCTTTCCGGGCGAGACCGAAGAAGATTTCAACGAACTGATGGACTTTGTCCACTGGGCGCGATTCGAACGAATGGGAGCCTTCACCTACTCGGAAGAAGACGGAACCTATAGCGGCGAACACTACGAAGACGACGTCCCTGCCGACGTAAAGCAACGACGACTCGATCAACTCATGGCTCTGCAACAAGAAATCAGTGCCGAAGTAGAAGCCGAAAAGGTAGGACAAACAATGAAAACCATCATCGATCGCAAAGAGGGCAACTATTATATCGGTCGAACAGAGTATTGTTCGCCCGAGGTAGACCCCGAAGTTCTCATCCCTGCAACTCGCCAACTGCGCATCGGCGAGTTCTATCAAGTGCGCATCACAGACAGCGAAGAGTTTGACTTATACGGCGAAATAGATGAACAATAAAGAATATATCACCGAGTTAGCGCAGCAAGCGGGCTACACACAGAGCGTCGCCCAGACGCTCGTGCGCACCGTTGTAGACGAGATGACTGCTCGTTTCGACGACGGAGACAGTGTTTCTATCCCCGGATTCGGAACCTTCGAGGTGAAAAAACGATTGGAACGGGTAGCCGTCAATCCCGCAACGCAACAGCGCATGTTGGTTCCACCCAAGTTGGTGCTCAACTTCCGTCCCACCTCTTCGGTAAAAGAACGCTTAAAAAACGGAGGTGAAGATGAGTAGCAAAGCTGGAATACGCGAGTTGGCCATGGCCCTTGTGCGGAAACACGACATCACTCAGAAAGACGCAGAACGGTTTGTGACCCTGATGTTCGACACGTTGAACGAAGGATTGGAGACCGACAAACTGGTTAAACTCAAAGGACTGGGCACCTTCAAGGTAACGAACGTGAGTGCGCGGAAGAGCATTGACGTGAACACCGGCGAGCCCATCGTCATCGAAAGTCGAGATAAAATATCATTTACACCGGACAACACCATGCGCGACCTGGTGAATCGCCCTTTCTCCCAGTTTGAAACAGTTGTCGTGAACGAGGGAGTCGACCTCGAGATGCTCGAAAATGTGTCGACCACACCGAATAGCGAGGAAGAACCAAACGAGCTTTCCGAACCTGAAATGCCTTCCACCCACGAAGAAACAGAGCCTATTCTCACCGCAGAAGATGTTCCTACAACGATAGAAACGCCCGTTGAAGACCCGACAGAACAGCCGCAAGGCCCTTCCACCGTTCAAGAAAGCACACCCTATCGCTTGCCTGGAGAACCCGCACCTGTTCCTACAGAGACGACCCCTTCTGCGGTTTCAAAAGAAGAAACACCGGCCGAAACCGCCGTTCCATCCTCATTTCGCCTTTCCATCCGTCAACTTTCAATGCTCAATGCCGATGAAAATCCCGAGCAAAAAGAAGAAACAACGGTCATGGAAGAGCCGAATTCTCCAACAACGAAAGAAGAAACGGCAGAAGTAGACTTAGCAGATGAGGAAGAAACCACTACCACCGACAACAGCTTTGTAGACGAATTAATCGACGAAATAGATGGTTACAGGCGGCAGCGTAGCGGATTAGTGGCCGCCTTGGTTGTACTTTTGTTGTGTGGAGGCGGCTTGTTTTGGTATGTCAGCGGAGAGATGGAACAGAGAGACCATCGCATTGCCCATCTCGAAACGCTGCTCAAGTCGGTGCCAACCATCAAAAAGAAAAGCACAACCACCCCTCCCGACTCGACCGTCTCTGCCTCCACTGCCGACGTTCCGCCCGTTGTGGAAGAGACCCTGCCGCCGGATGCCACACAACAAAACGTATCTCAAACTCTGTCCAAGAAACCTTCTGCCCCGTCATCCACCCCTGTTTCAACAGGAAAAGTTGCTCAACAGAAGCCGGAAACATCCTCCGCAGCCCCCATCGGGAAAGCTTCTGTTACGCTTTACAACTCAGATGCTCGCGTCAGAACCGGTGCCTATCGCATCGTTGGAGTAGCGCAGACCGTGACGGTGCGTAAAGGACAAACCCTCCAATCCATCAGTAGAAGCCTCTTAGGCCCGGGAATGGAATGTTATGTCGAGGCACTTAACGGCAAGAACGCAGACCTCAAAGAGGGTCAAACCCTCAAAATTCCTCAGTTGGAACTGAAAAGACGAAAACGCTGATGCCCCCAAAAGGGCGACGGAAGGGAGACCTGCGTCGCCCTTTTTTTAGTTTCCCTTTGTCTCGACATCTTCAGATAGAAGAAAAGCAAATCTCTCCCATCATCTCATCACAACCCCTCGACAAATGAAAAAAGCAATCATCATGGGAGCCTCCTCAGGCATTGGCCACGCTGTGGCACAGCTTCTCATTGCAGAAGGCTGGCAAGTAGGTCTGGCAGCACGCAGAACAGAACCTCTGATGGCCCTGAAAGCAATGGCACCAGAGCGAGTAGAAGTCATGGCAATAGACGTGACCGACGAAGCCTCACCTTGCCTATTGGCAACCCTGATGGATCGAATGGGCAAGACCGACCTCTATTTTCATGCCTCGGGAATAGGCAAGCAGAATGCCTGTTTGGACACTACAATCGAGCAAAACACCATTCAGACCAACGTCTTAGGTTTCACAAGGATGGTAGACGAGGTCTTCTTGCAAATGGTCAAACAAGGAAGTGGACACATCGCCGTGATCTCTTCCGTGGCCGGCACCAAGGGTATGGGCCGCGCCGCCTCGTACAGTGCCTCCAAAGCCTATCAAAGCACTTATATACAGGCCCTCGATCAGTTGGCAGTCGGTCGGCAACTGCACATCCGTTTCACCGATATTCGCCCAGGATTTGTAGACACACCGCTACTCACCGGCGACCATTATCCAATGCTCATGCAAACCACCACCGTGGCAAAAGCCGCCCTGCGAGCCATCTTTCGTGGCCAACGCGTGTGCATCATCGACTGGCGTTACCGACTGTTGGTGGCCCTTTGGCGGATGATTCCCAATCGTTTGTGGCGTAGCATCAGATTGGGCAGAACACAATAACCCCTTCCTCACTCCTTACTACTTCCCTCCTTCTCTCTCCATCTCTTAGTTTTCATCCTCCAAAAGCTAAGAGATGGATTTGCATTTTCTTAGCTTTTGCACCTCAAAAGCTAAGGAAATGCAGGGCAAAAGCTAAGCTTTTGAAAAGCACTTGATAAACAATTGAAAACCAACAGCTTACAGGCCCATCTTTTCTTTCTATAAAACCTCATGCAGACGGGGC from Prevotella sp. oral taxon 475 encodes:
- a CDS encoding DUF1573 domain-containing protein; the protein is MKKLVLLSMMLFAFVGWAAAQQQAEIKFDKVSHNFGNFSEKNPVQECTFTFTNVGKAPLVINQAVASCGCTVPAYPKNPIKPGEKGEIKITYNGKGKFPGYFKKTVTIRTNAITEMTRLYVEGVMEEAK
- the ftsY gene encoding signal recognition particle-docking protein FtsY, which codes for MGIFDFFNRNKKETFDRGLEKTKQSVFTKLTRAVAGKSKVDDDVLDQLEEVLITSDVGVETTLKIIQRIERRVERDKYVSTAELNAILRDEIAQLLAENNTADNNGWELPPTGQPYVILVVGVNGVGKTTTIGKLAHQFKQAGKKVYLGAADTFRAAAVEQISIWGQRVGVPVVKQQMGADPASVAFDTLNSAKANGADIVIIDTAGRLHNKVGLMNELKKIKDVMKKVLPEAPNEVLLVLDGSTGQNAFEQAKQFSAVTHITSLAITKLDGTAKGGVVIGISDQLQVPVKYIGLGEGLEDLQLFDRQQFVNSLFNASTSTPE
- the rimO gene encoding 30S ribosomal protein S12 methylthiotransferase RimO; this translates as MKKNQVDIVTMGCSKNLVDSELLMRQFEANGYHCVHDSKQPTGEIAVINTCGFIESAKEESINTILEFAQAKEEGRLKQLYVMGCLSQRYKDELEREIPQVDKFYGKFNYKNLLNDLGMGIIASCNGSRSITTPPHYAYLKISEGCDRSCAYCAIPLITGKHISRKKEDILQEVHNLVAQGVKEFQIIAQELTYYGVDLDGKRQIATLIDDIAQVKGVAWIRLHYAYPNQFPVELLDVIRRRDNICKYLDIALQHISDHILTRMHRHVSKAQTMELIRRIRASVPGIHLRTTLMVGFPGETEEDFNELMDFVHWARFERMGAFTYSEEDGTYSGEHYEDDVPADVKQRRLDQLMALQQEISAEVEAEKVGQTMKTIIDRKEGNYYIGRTEYCSPEVDPEVLIPATRQLRIGEFYQVRITDSEEFDLYGEIDEQ
- a CDS encoding HU family DNA-binding protein, whose amino-acid sequence is MNNKEYITELAQQAGYTQSVAQTLVRTVVDEMTARFDDGDSVSIPGFGTFEVKKRLERVAVNPATQQRMLVPPKLVLNFRPTSSVKERLKNGGEDE
- a CDS encoding HU family DNA-binding protein, producing the protein MSSKAGIRELAMALVRKHDITQKDAERFVTLMFDTLNEGLETDKLVKLKGLGTFKVTNVSARKSIDVNTGEPIVIESRDKISFTPDNTMRDLVNRPFSQFETVVVNEGVDLEMLENVSTTPNSEEEPNELSEPEMPSTHEETEPILTAEDVPTTIETPVEDPTEQPQGPSTVQESTPYRLPGEPAPVPTETTPSAVSKEETPAETAVPSSFRLSIRQLSMLNADENPEQKEETTVMEEPNSPTTKEETAEVDLADEEETTTTDNSFVDELIDEIDGYRRQRSGLVAALVVLLLCGGGLFWYVSGEMEQRDHRIAHLETLLKSVPTIKKKSTTTPPDSTVSASTADVPPVVEETLPPDATQQNVSQTLSKKPSAPSSTPVSTGKVAQQKPETSSAAPIGKASVTLYNSDARVRTGAYRIVGVAQTVTVRKGQTLQSISRSLLGPGMECYVEALNGKNADLKEGQTLKIPQLELKRRKR
- a CDS encoding SDR family oxidoreductase; translation: MKKAIIMGASSGIGHAVAQLLIAEGWQVGLAARRTEPLMALKAMAPERVEVMAIDVTDEASPCLLATLMDRMGKTDLYFHASGIGKQNACLDTTIEQNTIQTNVLGFTRMVDEVFLQMVKQGSGHIAVISSVAGTKGMGRAASYSASKAYQSTYIQALDQLAVGRQLHIRFTDIRPGFVDTPLLTGDHYPMLMQTTTVAKAALRAIFRGQRVCIIDWRYRLLVALWRMIPNRLWRSIRLGRTQ